From the Solanum stenotomum isolate F172 chromosome 4, ASM1918654v1, whole genome shotgun sequence genome, one window contains:
- the LOC125862907 gene encoding LRR receptor-like serine/threonine-protein kinase EFR has protein sequence MEKLYLLVLTFITVWLSSVKGFTNIETDESALIAFKAYITSDHDHILSKNWMPSGNRSFICYWIGVFCSGDNENQRVTSLNVSGFRLSGTIAPDLGNLTFLTSLDISNNNFSGLMPNELGNLQRLQEINVGFNNLSGDIPSRFGNLPQLESIFMNNNTFSGPIPPVLGNNTKLKRLVLSYNLLHGNIPQEIGNLSMLIIVDFKYNVLTGSIPSELFNISSLQSIDLTGNSLTGGLAPDICSNHRLVELQGIFLSANQLHGLIPSTFHLCKELQDLSLSYNQFSGKIPDEIGYITKLKILYLGINNFIGGIPENLGNLTYLEMLSLRGGSLTGQIPHTLFNMSSLKQLDLWNNSLSGSLPSVSSQCNLPHITGEIPAYTFRCKRLQVIQLADNMLTGSISKDIRNFTFLQKLYLADNMLTGRLPADIGSINLKVLNVHGNHLSGVIPSEVFNISTLQMLDLSRNRLTGTLPSGLGHQFPNLQELYLGENELTGSIPSSISNASQLAIIYMSINSFSGSIPNLGNLRLLKRLFLAENNLTGETSKGELKFLSYLTNCRHLENIDVSLNQLNGVLPTSLGNLSARLQIFSAFGSKIKGTIPVGVGNLTSLTGMYLDSNELTGVIPNTIGKLKNLERIYLEYNRLEGYIPTDICQLSKLGDIYISHNMIRGAIPACFGELKSLQRVFLDSNNLASTIPLNFWNLSDLVGLNLSTNSFKGYLPSEISNLKVATDVDLSWNQFSGDIPSRIGSAQSIVYLSLAHNRLQGPIPESLSNLISLETLDLSSNNLSEMIPKSLEALRYLRHFNVSVNELEGEIPSGGCFSNFSAESFRKNHELCGVAQLHVLPCRTKHSKSKSVSSLIKYVVPPLLSTILMVTVVLILIRKRNQYVKMKMVESQLAAILSPIAYLRNVSYLELVRATNSFSESNLLGKGSYGSVYRGELNDGTNVAVKVFNTLTEEATKSFYAECKILSNIRHRNLTKILSCCSTTDFKALVLDYMPNGNLERWLYSQDCCLSMLQRLNIAIDIASALEYLHCGLTTPIVHCDLKPNNILLDEDMTAYLCDFGIAKIFEQDMHMAQTKTLATIGYMTPEYGTHGIVSTSGDIYSYGIILLEMFTGKKPTDDMFGETMNLKCFVGESLRRKSLMEVLDSDLIRDVEQFSEVVQQFVSSIFCLGLECLKECPEDRMSISNIVDSLRKAKIEYLAIRGKAEKVV, from the exons ATGGAGAAGTTATACCTTTTGGTTTTAACCTTCATAACAGTTTGGTTGAGTTCAGTCAAGGGATTTACAAACATAGAAACAGATGAATCTGCACTTATTGCCTTTAAAGCATATATAACTTCAGACCATGATCATATCTTGTCCAAAAACTGGATGCCATCCGGTAACAGATCCTTTATCTGTTACTGGATCGGCGTCTTTTGTAGTGGAGACAACGAAAATCAAAGAGTGACATCTTTAAATGTCTCAGGATTCAGACTTTCAGGCACAATTGCTCCTGATTTAGGAAACTTGACATTTCTAACATCATTAGACATCAGTAACAACAACTTCAGTGGCCTGATGCCTAATGAGTTAGGTAATCTACAACGATTACAAGAGATAAACGTAGGATTCAACAATTTAAGCGGAGACATTCCAAGCAGGTTTGGAAACTTACCACAGCTCGAGAGCATTTTTATGAACAATAACACGTTTAGTGGTCCTATTCCACCGGTTTTAGGCAACAACACAAAGCTGAAGAGATTGGTACTGTCATACAATTTGTTACATGGAAACATACCTCAAGAGATAGGAAACCTTTCCATGCTGATAATAGTTGACTTTAAGTATAATGTGCTTACAGGATCTATACCATCTGAATTATTCAACATCTCATCGTTGCAAAGCATCGATCTCACTGGTAATAGTCTAACAGGTGGACTAGCACCGGATATCTGCAGTAATCATCGTCTTGTTGAGCTTCAAGGAATATTTTTATCCGCGAATCAGCTTCATGGACTGATCCCATCGACGTTTCATCTTTGCAAGGAACTCCAGGATTTATCCTTGTCCTACAATCAATTTAGTGGAAAAATCCCAGATGAAATTGGATATATAACCAAGCTCAAGATATTATATCTGGGGATAAACAATTTCATAG GTGGAATTCCTGAAAATTTAGGCAATCTTACATATTTGGAGATGCTAAGCCTAAGAGGTGGTTCACTAACAGGTCAAATTCCACACACTCTATTCAACATGTCCAGCTTAAAGCAACTCGATCTTTGGAACAACAGCTTGTCTGGAAGCCTACCATCCGTGAGCAGTCAATGTAATCTTCCTCACATAACTGGTGAAATCCCAGCATACACATTCAGATGCAAACGCCTTCAAGTCATACAATTAGCAGACAATATGCTTACAGGCAGCATTTCTAAAGATATTCGGAACTTTACTTTCCTTCAGAAACTATATTTAGCAGACAACATGTTGACAG GGAGATTACCAGCTGATATAGGTAGCATAAATCTGAAGGTACTTAATGTCCATGGAAATCACTTGTCAGGTGTCATTCCATCTGAAGTATTCAACATATCGACGTTGCAGATGCTAGACTTAAGCAGGAACCGGCTCACAGGAACTCTTCCCTCAGGCTTGGGCCATCAGTTTCCAAATCTGCAAGAGCTTTATTTAGGTGAGAATGAACTTACAGGATCAATCCCAAGCTCTATCTCTAATGCTTCACAGCTTGCTATTATATACATGTCCATCAACTCGTTCAGTGGCTCGATACCCAACCTTGGCAATTTAAGACTTTTGAAGAGGCTATTTCTAGCAGAGAATAACCTTACAGGGGAAACTTCCAAGGGAGAATTAAAATTCTTGTCCTATTTAACTAATTGTAGACATTTGGAAAACATAGACGTGTCTTTAAATCAGTTAAATGGTGTCCTTCCAACTTCATTAGGGAATCTCTCTGCTAGACTTCAAATTTTCTCAGCATTTGGTAGCAAAATCAAGGGGACTATACCTGTCGGAGTTGGAAACTTGACAAGCTTGACCGGTATGTACTTGGATAGCAATGAGTTGACTGGAGTTATCCCGAATACAATTGGAAAGTTAAAAAATCTCGAACGTATATATCTGGAATACAATAGACTGGAAGGGTATATCCCAACTGATATTTGCCAGTTAAGTAAGCTGGGGGATATCTACATAAGTCACAACATGATCCGTGGAGCCATACCAGCATGTTTTGGTGAACTCAAATCACTACAGAGAGTTTTCTTGGATTCTAACAATTTGGCATCTACCATTCCATTGAACTTTTGGAACCTGAGTGACCTTGTAGGTTTGAACTTATCCACAAACTCTTTCAAAGGCTATTTACCATCAGAGATCTCTAATCTGAAGGTTGCAACAGACGTGGACTTATCGTGGAATCAATTTTCAGGAGATATCCCCAGCAGAATAGGCAGTGCCCAATCAATAGTTTACCTTTCTTTGGCACATAATAGATTGCAAGGTCCAATTCctgaatctttgagtaacttGATAAGCTTAGAGACATTAGATTTGTCGTCCAACAATTTGTCCGAAATGATTCCAAAGTCTCTCGAGGCATTGAGGTATCTCCGACACTTCAATGTCTCTGTGAATGAATTGGAAGGAGAAATTCCATCAGGTGgatgtttttcaaatttcagtGCTGAatcttttaggaaaaatcatGAGCTATGTGGAGTAGCTCAGCTGCATGTTCTGCCCTGCCGGACAAAACATTCCAAGTCAAAAAGTGTTTCATCTTTGATTAAATATGTTGTTCCCCCTCTCTTGTCAACAATTCTCATGGTGACTGTTGTACTTATATTGATAAGAAAACGGAACCAATACGTAAAGATGAAAATGGTGGAATCACAGCTTGCTGCAATTCTTTCACCTATCGCATACTTGAGAAATGTTTCATATCTTGAACTTGTACGAGCAACAAATTCTTTTTCTGAATCCAATCTACTAGGAAAGGGAAGTTACGGTTCAGTTTATCGAGGGGAACTTAACGATGGAACAAATGTAGCTGTAAAAGTTTTTAACACACTGACAGAAGAAGCAACCAAGAGTTTCTATGCTGAATGTAAGATATTGAGCAACATCCGTCACCGGAACCTTACAAAAATCCTCAGTTGTTGTAGTACCACAGACTTCAAAGCTCTTGTATTAGACTACATGCCAAATGGTAATCTTGAGAGGTGGTTATATTCCCAAGATTGTTGTTTAAGTATGCTTCAGAGATTGAACATAGCAATAGATATTGCTTCAGCTTTAGAATATCTTCATTGTGGTCTAACAACTCCTATTGTACACTGTGACCTGAAGCCTAACAATATCCTGTTAGATGAAGATATGACTGCATATCTTTGCGATTTCGGGATCGCAAAAATTTTTGAGCAAGACATGCATATGGCTCAAACCAAGACACTAGCCACCATTGGGTATATGACACCAG AGTATGGAACTCATGGGATAGTTTCAACAAGTGGAGATATCTACAGCTATGGCATTATATTGTTGGAAATGTTTACAGGAAAAAAACCAACTGATGATATGTTCGGGGAAAcaatgaacttgaaatgtttCGTGGGCGAAAGCCTACGTAGAAAATCTTTAATGGAAGTTCTGGATTCTGATTTGATTAGAGATGTTGAACAGTTCTCTGAAGTAGTACAACAGTTTGTGTCATCTATCTTTTGTTTGGGATTGGAATGTCTGAAAGAGTGTCCTGAAGACAGAATGAGCATTAGTAATATTGTGG